One cyanobiont of Ornithocercus magnificus DNA segment encodes these proteins:
- a CDS encoding photosystem II reaction center protein Ycf12, whose protein sequence is MGFDFHLIANFTALALITVAGPAVIFILFYRRGAL, encoded by the coding sequence ATGGGTTTTGATTTCCACCTAATCGCTAATTTCACAGCGCTTGCACTAATCACTGTCGCTGGCCCTGCTGTCATCTTTATCCTCTTCTACCGCCGTGGTGCCCTTTAA